From Nitratidesulfovibrio vulgaris str. Hildenborough, a single genomic window includes:
- a CDS encoding 2Fe-2S iron-sulfur cluster binding domain-containing protein — MNAFINGKEVRCEPGRTILEAARENGHFIPTLCELADIGHAPGTCRVCLVEIWRDKEAGPQIVTSCTTPVEEGMRIFTRTPEVRRMQRLQVELLLADHDHDCAACARHGDCELQDVAQFVGLTGTRHHFPDYARSRTRDVSSPSVVRDMGKCIRCLRCVAVCRNVQGVDALVVTGNGIGTEIGLRHNRSQSASDCVGCGQCTLVCPVGALAGRDDVERVIDYLYDPEIVTVFQFAPAVRVGLGEEFGLPPGSSVEGQVPTALRLLGADVVLDTNFAADLVIMEEGTELLQRLRGGAKLPLFTSCCPGWVNFAEKHLPDILPHVSTTRSPQQCLGALAKTYLARTMNVAPERMRVVSLMPCTAKKEEAARPEFRRDGVRDVDAVLTTREFARLLRREGIDLAGLEPSPCDDPLMGRATGAAVIFGTTGGVMEAALRTVYHVLNGKELAPVELHALRGYENVREAVVPLGEGNGSVKVAVVHGLKAARQMVEAVLAGKADHVFVEVMACPGGCMDGGGQPRSKRAYNPNAQARRAALFSLDAENALRQSHNNPLIGKVYESFLGEPCSNLSHRLLHTRYGDRKSEVAYTMRDIWHEMTLGRRVRGDSD, encoded by the coding sequence ATGAACGCGTTCATCAATGGCAAGGAAGTCCGGTGTGAACCGGGCAGGACGATACTTGAGGCCGCACGCGAGAACGGGCACTTCATTCCCACGTTGTGCGAACTTGCCGACATCGGTCATGCACCCGGGACGTGCCGGGTCTGTCTGGTCGAGATATGGCGTGACAAGGAGGCCGGGCCGCAGATTGTCACCTCCTGTACGACCCCCGTCGAGGAGGGAATGCGCATCTTCACGCGTACCCCTGAAGTACGCAGGATGCAGCGGCTACAGGTCGAACTGCTGCTGGCCGACCATGACCATGACTGCGCAGCCTGCGCCCGTCATGGAGACTGCGAGTTGCAGGATGTGGCACAATTCGTGGGTCTTACCGGTACGCGTCACCATTTTCCGGACTATGCCCGCAGCCGCACCCGTGATGTCTCTTCGCCGTCCGTCGTGCGCGACATGGGCAAGTGCATCAGGTGCCTGCGCTGTGTCGCCGTGTGCCGCAACGTACAGGGCGTCGATGCCCTCGTGGTGACGGGAAACGGCATCGGCACCGAAATCGGGCTGCGGCACAATCGTAGCCAGAGTGCGTCCGACTGTGTGGGCTGTGGCCAGTGCACATTGGTCTGCCCTGTGGGGGCATTGGCTGGACGGGACGACGTGGAGCGTGTCATCGACTATCTCTACGACCCCGAAATCGTCACCGTGTTCCAGTTCGCCCCGGCGGTGCGGGTGGGCCTCGGTGAGGAGTTCGGGCTGCCTCCCGGTTCAAGCGTGGAAGGGCAGGTGCCCACGGCCTTGCGCCTTCTCGGGGCAGACGTGGTACTCGATACCAACTTCGCAGCCGACCTCGTCATCATGGAGGAGGGCACCGAACTCCTGCAACGTCTTCGGGGCGGGGCGAAGCTGCCGCTCTTCACCTCCTGCTGCCCCGGCTGGGTGAATTTCGCCGAGAAGCACCTCCCCGACATCCTGCCGCATGTCTCGACCACACGCTCGCCTCAGCAGTGCCTTGGCGCATTGGCCAAGACCTATCTTGCGCGCACCATGAACGTCGCACCGGAGAGGATGCGCGTCGTATCGTTGATGCCCTGCACGGCGAAGAAGGAAGAGGCCGCACGGCCCGAATTCAGGCGCGACGGTGTCCGGGATGTGGACGCAGTGCTCACCACGCGTGAGTTCGCCCGTCTTCTCCGGCGTGAGGGCATAGACCTCGCCGGACTCGAACCCTCGCCCTGCGACGACCCCCTGATGGGGCGGGCAACCGGGGCGGCTGTCATCTTCGGTACGACAGGCGGGGTAATGGAGGCGGCACTGCGTACGGTCTACCATGTGCTGAACGGCAAGGAACTCGCCCCAGTAGAACTGCATGCCCTGCGCGGATACGAGAACGTGCGTGAGGCTGTCGTCCCGCTTGGTGAGGGTAACGGTTCCGTGAAGGTCGCCGTGGTGCATGGGCTCAAGGCTGCCCGGCAGATGGTCGAGGCGGTTCTTGCAGGGAAGGCCGACCATGTGTTCGTGGAGGTCATGGCATGCCCGGGTGGATGCATGGACGGAGGCGGTCAGCCGAGGTCGAAGCGCGCCTACAACCCCAACGCGCAGGCGCGACGTGCCGCCCTTTTCTCGCTCGATGCGGAAAACGCACTGCGGCAGTCGCACAACAATCCGCTCATCGGCAAGGTCTACGAATCATTCCTTGGCGAGCCCTGTTCGAATTTGTCTCACCGTCTGCTGCACACCCGGTATGGCGACCGCAAGAGCGAAGTCGCCTACACCATGCGCGACATCTGGCATGAGATGACCCTTGGCAGGCGGGTACGGGGCGACTCTGATTGA
- a CDS encoding FAD-dependent oxidoreductase: MARVIYGIWDGTVHDNRGKALFEIPDAPGFEGFDTFNQGNSIRAFVGDRGFFVFEPGVNLLDALWQYMERAARESCGKCTPCRVGTGIIRDSLAALLRDGVGSGGLGTLVELAEQVRSTSLCGLGRTCTVALCGALEHFQDMLVEGARTASGQQHGMSYVTAPCIEACPARVNVPRYIDYIRDGMPSHSLGVILQKYPMAATCGRVCVRFCEQACRRGLVDEPVGIKILKRYVADHESHLAQGWFSPDIVRDRKPGHLKVAVVGAGPAGISCAYHLLLNGYPVDVFEARNEAGGMAACGIPSYRLPKDVLRTETDIVERLGGRFFYGQRLGHDVSLDGLREQGYKAVFLALGCPEGRLLGIEGEDTSLEGYQPGIDFLLRVHDHVESQADASLSGVVVVVGGGNVAMDCVRSALRLGAREVHLVYRRTRDAMPADHEEIEAAEKEGVVFHYLTNPVRIITRQMVDSAGVTRDRVVGVEVVDMREGEPDARGRRGVVAVSGSGRVIPCDTLIPAIGQQMDSTALSPEDGVDVDARGRVVSDQTTLATTRPGVFAGGDCALGPSTLIQAMATGLKGARSIDDYLRYGRVRFFPRSRMRRIIRDFKPLSQQWVDTPVRHLYRIHAQELDPAYRRQLFDEVECPISAEDAYHEAGRCLRCYRVYSVITEAAIPQCDD, translated from the coding sequence ATGGCACGTGTCATCTACGGAATCTGGGACGGTACCGTCCACGACAACAGGGGAAAGGCGCTTTTCGAGATACCGGATGCGCCGGGGTTCGAAGGGTTCGATACGTTCAATCAGGGCAACTCCATTCGCGCCTTTGTCGGAGATAGAGGGTTCTTCGTCTTCGAACCGGGTGTGAATCTGCTCGATGCCTTGTGGCAGTATATGGAAAGGGCCGCCCGCGAGTCATGCGGCAAGTGTACGCCATGCCGTGTCGGCACGGGTATCATCCGCGACAGCCTCGCCGCCCTGCTGCGTGATGGTGTCGGTTCTGGCGGTCTGGGCACTTTGGTCGAACTCGCTGAACAGGTACGCTCTACTTCATTGTGCGGCCTCGGGCGCACGTGCACTGTGGCACTGTGCGGCGCGCTTGAGCACTTTCAGGATATGCTCGTTGAAGGGGCGCGCACGGCGAGCGGACAGCAGCACGGCATGAGCTATGTCACGGCACCGTGCATCGAAGCCTGTCCCGCCAGAGTGAATGTCCCCCGCTATATCGATTACATACGTGACGGCATGCCCTCGCATTCGCTCGGGGTCATCCTGCAGAAGTATCCCATGGCGGCGACCTGTGGCCGTGTGTGCGTGCGGTTCTGCGAACAGGCATGCCGACGCGGGCTGGTCGATGAGCCCGTTGGCATCAAGATTCTCAAACGCTACGTCGCCGACCATGAGAGTCACCTTGCGCAGGGCTGGTTCTCTCCTGATATCGTACGTGACAGAAAACCCGGCCACCTCAAGGTGGCAGTGGTGGGGGCCGGACCTGCCGGCATATCCTGCGCCTATCACCTGCTTCTCAACGGCTACCCCGTCGACGTGTTCGAGGCGCGTAACGAGGCGGGGGGCATGGCTGCATGCGGCATTCCCAGTTACAGGTTGCCCAAGGATGTCCTCCGTACGGAGACCGACATCGTCGAACGTCTCGGAGGGCGGTTCTTCTATGGACAGCGTCTCGGGCACGATGTCTCGCTCGATGGACTCCGTGAGCAGGGATACAAGGCCGTGTTTCTCGCCCTTGGTTGCCCGGAAGGACGCCTTCTGGGCATTGAGGGGGAGGATACATCGCTTGAAGGATACCAGCCCGGCATCGACTTTCTCTTGCGAGTGCACGACCATGTCGAATCGCAAGCCGACGCTTCGCTGTCAGGGGTGGTCGTGGTCGTGGGGGGCGGCAACGTCGCCATGGACTGTGTCCGTTCCGCATTGCGCCTCGGCGCACGTGAGGTGCACCTTGTCTACCGTCGCACACGCGACGCCATGCCTGCCGACCATGAGGAGATAGAGGCCGCAGAGAAGGAGGGCGTGGTCTTCCACTACCTCACCAACCCGGTGCGCATCATCACCAGACAGATGGTGGACTCCGCAGGCGTGACCCGTGACCGTGTCGTCGGTGTCGAGGTCGTGGACATGCGCGAGGGCGAGCCCGATGCGCGAGGAAGGCGCGGCGTCGTCGCGGTGTCGGGGTCGGGGCGCGTCATACCCTGCGATACCCTCATCCCCGCCATCGGCCAGCAGATGGACAGCACCGCGCTTTCGCCGGAGGACGGCGTCGATGTCGACGCGCGAGGTCGCGTCGTCTCCGACCAGACCACTCTCGCCACGACGCGGCCCGGTGTCTTTGCCGGGGGCGACTGCGCCTTGGGCCCCTCAACGCTCATCCAGGCCATGGCGACCGGCCTCAAGGGGGCGCGGAGCATCGACGACTATCTGCGCTACGGCAGGGTCCGCTTCTTTCCCAGAAGCCGGATGCGCCGTATCATCCGTGATTTCAAACCGCTGTCGCAACAGTGGGTCGATACTCCGGTTCGTCATCTGTACCGCATCCATGCACAGGAACTCGACCCCGCCTACCGCAGGCAGTTGTTCGACGAGGTGGAATGTCCCATCTCCGCAGAGGACGCCTATCACGAGGCCGGACGCTGTCTGCGTTGCTACCGCGTCTATTCTGTCATCACCGAGGCCGCCATCCCGCAGTGCGACGACTGA
- a CDS encoding PilZ domain-containing protein, which translates to MLFRFGKKDDLPEAQDTVNDLLGQAIDTRAKFIVVVPERDTKPHSVTCSVEHVSRESILLDVSRATALSTGWKGRKVQCFFSIVRLQPNRSETFYNFSATLLDLRRTSKGVLIELSMPRSIEPGQRRKSLRIRPLPSLVLSLSMWQNPELAGMMQEPATVQVLPSIPYPNLLKVGGIRVADISAGGMRLAVLGSALQAQTWLGEEGRRLMHCVLGSVADQPVHEYWFSVTRANVTPAPSLSDEAFIGFEFTHEGKPNKAKGLDWLPVKDGHVHRLSRWTNAVYMQYIRKVATD; encoded by the coding sequence ATGCTTTTCCGATTCGGCAAAAAGGACGACCTGCCCGAAGCGCAGGACACCGTAAACGACCTGCTTGGACAGGCCATCGATACCCGTGCGAAGTTCATCGTCGTAGTCCCGGAAAGAGACACCAAGCCTCATTCGGTGACGTGTTCAGTCGAACATGTCTCACGGGAGAGCATCCTTCTCGACGTCTCGCGCGCCACGGCCCTCAGCACCGGCTGGAAAGGCCGCAAGGTGCAGTGTTTCTTCAGCATCGTCAGGCTTCAGCCGAATCGTTCCGAAACGTTCTACAACTTCTCCGCGACGTTGCTCGACCTGCGCCGTACGAGCAAGGGTGTGCTCATCGAGCTTTCCATGCCCCGCAGCATCGAACCGGGACAGCGACGCAAGAGCCTGAGGATACGCCCGCTGCCATCACTCGTACTGTCCCTTTCCATGTGGCAGAATCCCGAACTTGCGGGCATGATGCAGGAACCGGCAACGGTGCAGGTGCTTCCATCCATCCCCTACCCCAACCTGCTCAAAGTCGGGGGCATCCGCGTTGCCGACATCTCCGCCGGGGGAATGCGTCTTGCCGTTCTGGGAAGTGCCTTGCAGGCACAGACATGGCTGGGCGAAGAGGGGCGACGCCTCATGCACTGTGTTCTCGGTTCTGTGGCCGACCAGCCTGTCCACGAATACTGGTTCAGCGTGACCCGTGCCAACGTCACCCCGGCCCCCTCACTCTCGGATGAAGCCTTCATCGGATTCGAGTTCACTCATGAAGGCAAACCCAACAAGGCCAAAGGACTCGACTGGCTTCCGGTGAAGGATGGCCATGTCCATCGGCTGAGCCGTTGGACGAACGCCGTATACATGCAATACATCCGCAAGGTTGCCACAGACTGA
- the ribB gene encoding 3,4-dihydroxy-2-butanone-4-phosphate synthase, giving the protein MNQHLLEQFGTTHERVERGLAALRTGQGVLVADDADRENEGDLIFAAETLTPAQMAMMIRECSGIVCLCLPEERVSRLGLPMMVAHNTSSMGTAFTISIEAAEGVTTGVSAADRVRTVKAAIDDAACPGCLRSPGHVFPLRASPGGVLERRGHTEATVDLMRLAGLKPYGVLCELTNPDGTMARLPQLVDFAQRNRMTVLTVEDLVAYRQDKGL; this is encoded by the coding sequence ATGAATCAGCATCTCCTTGAACAGTTCGGTACGACGCACGAGCGTGTGGAGCGCGGGCTTGCCGCCCTTCGCACGGGTCAGGGCGTTCTCGTGGCCGACGACGCAGACCGCGAGAACGAGGGCGACCTCATCTTCGCGGCTGAGACCCTCACTCCCGCACAGATGGCCATGATGATACGCGAATGTAGCGGAATCGTGTGCCTGTGCCTTCCCGAAGAGCGCGTCAGCAGACTTGGCCTGCCCATGATGGTCGCTCACAATACCAGCAGCATGGGAACGGCGTTCACCATCAGCATCGAAGCCGCAGAGGGCGTCACCACAGGTGTTTCGGCCGCAGACCGTGTTCGTACGGTCAAGGCCGCCATCGACGACGCAGCCTGTCCCGGCTGCCTGCGTTCTCCGGGGCATGTGTTCCCGTTGCGGGCAAGCCCCGGCGGGGTGCTGGAACGACGCGGTCATACCGAAGCCACAGTCGACCTCATGCGTCTGGCAGGGCTCAAGCCTTATGGTGTTCTCTGCGAATTGACGAACCCCGACGGCACGATGGCCCGCTTGCCTCAACTGGTGGACTTCGCCCAACGGAACAGGATGACTGTGCTTACGGTCGAAGACCTTGTCGCGTACAGGCAAGACAAAGGGCTCTGA
- a CDS encoding carbonic anhydrase, with protein sequence MPQRDLDRFIAGFRRFQRNYFCHDHNLFESLREGQAPRALVIACSDSRVDPAHLTDCNPGDLFVIRNVANLVPPYGPDANFHGVSAAIEYAVTCLDVEHIIVLGHACCGGIHSLMQQAEGQGEFIGPWMGIARRARMQVLESLPHATPEVQERACEQAALLVSLENLLTFPWIAKRVEEGTLALHGWFFDMEKGKLLRYDGDEDSFVELVTACA encoded by the coding sequence ATGCCACAGAGGGATCTCGACAGGTTCATCGCCGGTTTTCGCCGGTTTCAGCGTAACTATTTTTGCCACGACCACAATCTGTTCGAATCCTTGCGTGAAGGGCAGGCACCACGGGCTCTCGTCATCGCGTGCAGCGACTCGCGTGTCGACCCTGCTCACCTGACCGACTGCAATCCGGGCGACCTGTTCGTCATCCGCAACGTCGCCAACCTCGTTCCTCCCTATGGCCCTGACGCCAATTTCCACGGGGTCAGCGCCGCCATAGAATATGCGGTGACGTGCCTTGACGTCGAACACATCATCGTGCTCGGGCATGCGTGTTGCGGGGGCATCCATTCGCTCATGCAACAGGCTGAAGGGCAGGGCGAGTTCATAGGGCCATGGATGGGGATAGCCCGAAGGGCGCGTATGCAAGTACTCGAATCGTTGCCGCATGCAACGCCGGAAGTACAGGAACGCGCCTGCGAACAGGCGGCGTTGCTCGTCTCGCTTGAGAACCTGCTTACCTTCCCGTGGATAGCGAAGAGGGTGGAGGAGGGGACTCTTGCGCTGCATGGCTGGTTCTTCGACATGGAGAAAGGCAAATTGCTCAGGTATGACGGTGACGAGGACAGTTTCGTCGAACTTGTCACCGCTTGCGCATGA
- a CDS encoding cation-efflux pump, with protein MSDDYTYIAEADREKRIAALSSVGAALLLTGLKLGVGFATNSLGILSEAAHSGLDLVAAVVTYWAVRAASRPADADHPYGHGKVENLSALVETLLLLLTCGWIVREAVDRLFFEAVHVEPSVWGLAVMGVSIVVDISRARMLRRVARKHNSQALEADALHFSTDVWSSAVVIAGLLALRAAMFFPQDSFMFAVLQRADAFAALVVSCIVVFVSLQLGRRAVDVLLDGGAQEQVERAADALKDLPGIVRIERLRVRQSGPRTFVDLLLCVPQGMSFEASHTLSEQAERRLQAVLPQADVIVHMEPASPDEVGMLERIRGVAASHGLAVHAVSFMLVDGEQHVDLHAEVAGEERLEVAHERVSAFEADLARTLGKATVVTHIEPVAVREDALPEASNEALTAVEGVVHSLLDAEPDVDDCHNMRLHRLGDELSLSFHCRMSPETPVSVAHEAATRLEKSLRARLGDISRVAIHMEPTPRNHQA; from the coding sequence ATGTCAGACGATTATACCTATATCGCCGAGGCCGACAGGGAGAAGCGCATCGCTGCGCTTTCATCCGTCGGGGCGGCTTTGCTGCTTACGGGACTCAAACTGGGAGTGGGGTTCGCCACCAACAGTCTGGGCATCCTCTCCGAAGCGGCCCATAGCGGTCTCGACCTTGTTGCCGCGGTCGTGACCTACTGGGCTGTTCGTGCGGCGTCGCGCCCCGCCGATGCCGACCATCCCTACGGGCACGGCAAGGTGGAGAACCTCTCCGCGCTTGTGGAGACGTTACTGCTGTTGCTCACCTGCGGCTGGATTGTGCGTGAAGCCGTCGACAGACTCTTCTTCGAAGCCGTTCATGTGGAACCTTCGGTATGGGGGCTTGCCGTCATGGGCGTCTCAATCGTCGTCGACATTTCCCGTGCACGCATGCTGCGCCGGGTCGCCCGCAAGCACAACAGTCAGGCACTGGAAGCCGACGCCCTGCATTTCTCGACGGACGTATGGTCTTCGGCGGTGGTCATCGCGGGGCTTCTGGCGTTGCGCGCCGCCATGTTCTTTCCGCAGGACTCGTTCATGTTCGCCGTGCTGCAACGGGCTGATGCCTTCGCGGCACTCGTCGTGTCGTGCATCGTCGTTTTCGTGAGCCTGCAACTTGGTCGACGCGCTGTCGACGTGCTGCTCGACGGCGGGGCGCAGGAACAGGTCGAGCGTGCTGCGGATGCCCTGAAGGATTTGCCGGGTATCGTCCGCATCGAGCGACTTCGGGTACGCCAGAGTGGGCCTCGCACATTTGTCGACCTGTTGCTTTGCGTGCCGCAAGGGATGAGCTTTGAAGCGTCTCATACTCTTTCCGAACAGGCCGAACGCCGTCTCCAGGCGGTGCTTCCCCAAGCCGACGTTATCGTACACATGGAACCCGCCAGTCCCGACGAGGTGGGGATGCTCGAACGTATCCGTGGTGTTGCCGCTTCACACGGGCTTGCCGTGCATGCCGTTTCGTTCATGCTGGTCGACGGAGAACAGCATGTCGACCTGCATGCAGAGGTCGCCGGAGAGGAACGGCTTGAAGTCGCGCATGAGCGGGTGAGTGCGTTCGAAGCCGACCTTGCGAGAACGCTGGGCAAAGCCACGGTGGTGACGCATATCGAACCGGTCGCTGTTCGCGAGGATGCCCTGCCGGAGGCAAGTAATGAGGCGCTCACTGCTGTGGAAGGGGTGGTGCACTCCCTGCTTGACGCAGAGCCTGACGTCGACGATTGTCACAACATGCGGCTTCACCGGCTAGGTGATGAGCTTTCGTTGAGCTTTCATTGCCGCATGTCTCCCGAAACCCCGGTGTCGGTCGCCCATGAGGCCGCTACGCGACTTGAGAAGTCCCTGCGTGCAAGGTTGGGTGATATCTCTCGGGTGGCCATTCATATGGAGCCGACGCCGCGAAACCATCAGGCTTAA
- a CDS encoding DUF1653 domain-containing protein: MNPFYRHYKGRFYQVVGEALDTRDDGPVIVYRTLYVSGYELFTRPRDEFLGMVSIPQGIEVRRFQPVTYDELPDEARGMVLRQIVLATDG; this comes from the coding sequence ATGAACCCGTTCTACAGGCACTACAAAGGGCGCTTCTATCAGGTTGTGGGAGAGGCCCTCGATACGCGGGATGACGGACCGGTCATCGTCTACCGTACGCTTTATGTGTCTGGCTACGAGCTTTTCACGCGGCCGCGCGATGAATTCCTCGGCATGGTCAGCATACCTCAAGGTATCGAGGTCCGCAGGTTTCAACCGGTGACGTATGACGAACTCCCCGACGAGGCGCGGGGCATGGTGCTGCGACAGATTGTGCTGGCCACCGACGGGTAG
- a CDS encoding LutC/YkgG family protein translates to MSSTTTSRERILGRLHAACARAAMPLPGCGDVWQAADIPVEERIPLLKKRMETVRAEVHVMPEAEWPNRLAGKLSERDVKTLAYGPEAWFGAALRKKFKGKAAPSLVPYEGDVEAFRDTLFDTDAGITGTLGGIAENGTLILWPDAVEPRLLSLVPSIHIALLKADSIHATFASALRDMGWAKNMPTNALLISGPSKTADIEMTLAFGVHGPRELIVLVLE, encoded by the coding sequence ATGAGTAGCACGACAACCTCGCGCGAGCGGATTCTTGGGCGGCTTCATGCGGCCTGCGCCCGTGCCGCGATGCCGCTGCCCGGGTGCGGCGATGTATGGCAGGCTGCTGACATTCCAGTCGAGGAACGGATACCGTTGCTCAAAAAACGCATGGAGACCGTTCGGGCAGAGGTGCATGTCATGCCTGAGGCCGAATGGCCCAACCGTCTTGCAGGAAAGCTCTCGGAACGTGATGTGAAGACGCTCGCCTATGGGCCGGAGGCATGGTTCGGGGCGGCCTTGCGCAAGAAGTTCAAAGGGAAGGCGGCACCTTCCCTTGTCCCGTACGAGGGGGATGTCGAGGCGTTCCGCGATACCCTCTTCGATACGGATGCGGGTATCACCGGCACGTTGGGTGGCATTGCCGAAAACGGTACGCTCATACTGTGGCCCGACGCCGTCGAACCGAGGTTGCTGTCGCTGGTGCCGTCCATCCATATCGCCTTGCTGAAGGCGGACTCCATACACGCCACATTCGCCTCGGCCTTGCGTGACATGGGCTGGGCAAAGAACATGCCCACCAACGCCCTGCTCATCTCCGGCCCGTCGAAGACGGCAGATATCGAGATGACACTGGCCTTCGGCGTACACGGGCCACGTGAACTCATCGTTCTTGTGCTGGAGTGA
- a CDS encoding LutB/LldF family L-lactate oxidation iron-sulfur protein, producing the protein MASSTSIDFKGNVTGALADRQLRANFRSALDGLRAKRLNVFSDAEELDRMRVQGEANKRRALAQLPALLEQLEHRCTANGIIVHWAETTDEANRIVLDIMRSHDATTLVKGKSMVSEEMHLNAYLERHGIEALETDLGEFIIQLNHEPPSHIIVPAVHKNRQQVARIFHEKLGEPYVDEVEKLNAIARRTLREKFRTAQVGLSGVNFAIAETGTLLLVENEGNGRMCTTVPPVHIALMGLEKVVERLEDVPPLLRLLTGSATGQLVTTYVNCITSPRKPGEKDGPREVHLVILDNGRSRMLADPQLSRTLQCIRCGTCLNHCPVYVRIGGHAYDSVYPGPIGKILTPQIDGLARKGVLATASSLCNACEEVCPVRIPIPALLRRLRRESYAPPGEGVVKGAGSKRTLFEKAVWKGWEMVYSHPALYSFVLKVLGRFGHRLPKVGPLKAWTSVRTAPRFASTSLHELTRQEGIRHE; encoded by the coding sequence ATGGCTAGCAGCACATCCATCGACTTCAAGGGCAATGTCACGGGCGCTCTGGCCGACAGGCAACTGCGGGCCAATTTCCGTTCGGCGCTCGACGGTCTCCGGGCCAAGCGTCTCAACGTTTTTTCCGACGCCGAAGAACTGGACAGGATGCGAGTGCAGGGTGAGGCGAACAAGCGCCGTGCTCTCGCGCAGCTGCCAGCCCTTCTTGAACAGCTTGAACACCGGTGCACGGCGAACGGCATCATCGTCCACTGGGCGGAAACCACCGACGAGGCAAACCGTATAGTCCTCGACATCATGCGCAGCCATGACGCCACAACGCTGGTCAAAGGCAAATCCATGGTGTCCGAAGAGATGCATCTCAATGCCTATCTCGAACGCCACGGCATAGAGGCGCTGGAGACCGACCTTGGCGAGTTCATCATCCAGCTGAACCACGAGCCCCCGTCTCACATCATCGTGCCCGCCGTGCACAAGAACAGGCAACAGGTGGCGCGCATCTTCCATGAAAAGCTCGGGGAACCGTATGTGGACGAGGTGGAGAAGCTCAACGCCATCGCCCGCAGGACGCTACGTGAGAAGTTCCGTACCGCGCAGGTGGGCCTTTCCGGGGTGAACTTCGCCATCGCCGAGACAGGGACGCTGCTGCTGGTGGAGAACGAGGGCAACGGGCGCATGTGCACAACGGTGCCGCCCGTTCATATCGCCCTCATGGGACTGGAGAAGGTGGTCGAGAGGCTGGAGGATGTGCCGCCCCTTCTCCGGTTGCTCACAGGTTCCGCCACAGGTCAGCTGGTGACGACCTATGTGAACTGCATCACCTCTCCGCGCAAGCCCGGCGAGAAGGACGGCCCCCGAGAGGTGCACCTTGTCATCCTCGACAACGGTCGCTCGCGGATGCTGGCCGACCCGCAGCTGTCCAGAACGCTGCAATGCATCCGTTGTGGCACCTGCCTGAACCATTGCCCGGTGTATGTCCGCATCGGCGGGCATGCCTATGACTCGGTGTATCCGGGGCCCATCGGCAAGATTCTCACCCCGCAGATAGACGGGCTTGCCCGAAAGGGTGTGCTCGCCACGGCATCCAGTCTGTGCAACGCGTGTGAAGAGGTCTGTCCGGTACGGATTCCCATTCCCGCCCTGTTGCGCCGCTTGCGCCGCGAGAGTTATGCGCCCCCCGGCGAGGGCGTCGTGAAAGGCGCAGGAAGCAAGCGCACCCTGTTCGAGAAGGCCGTATGGAAAGGGTGGGAGATGGTCTACAGCCATCCTGCCCTGTATTCCTTCGTCTTGAAGGTGCTGGGACGGTTCGGGCATCGGCTGCCCAAGGTGGGACCGCTCAAGGCGTGGACGAGTGTCCGCACCGCCCCCCGGTTCGCTTCCACGAGTCTTCATGAGCTTACCCGACAGGAGGGCATCCGTCATGAGTAG
- a CDS encoding (Fe-S)-binding protein — protein MYTYPEDIKTVYFFGTCLVDMSFPDAGMAGIRLLQRAGVEVVFPAAQSCCGQPAYNSGFFDEARTVALRQVEAFSAHDWPIVVPSGSCAGMMRFHYPELFAEAPDYFEVRRFSERVFELGDFLCNALHQTYEDKGAPIKVTWHSSCHAMREMGAVAAAKTLIGQLANVELVDLPYEYECCGFGGTFSIKQPELSGAMVSDKVANIRSTGAARVLSGDCGCLMNINGAMEKQSVPVQGQHLASFLWERING, from the coding sequence ATGTATACCTACCCTGAAGACATCAAGACAGTCTATTTCTTCGGTACCTGCCTCGTGGACATGTCGTTCCCCGACGCGGGCATGGCAGGGATACGCCTGCTACAACGTGCCGGGGTGGAGGTCGTGTTTCCTGCCGCCCAGAGTTGTTGTGGGCAACCTGCCTATAATTCGGGGTTCTTCGACGAGGCTCGAACCGTTGCCTTGCGGCAGGTCGAGGCCTTTTCGGCACACGATTGGCCCATTGTCGTTCCCTCTGGCTCATGCGCGGGCATGATGCGCTTCCATTACCCCGAGCTTTTCGCCGAGGCGCCCGACTATTTCGAAGTACGGCGCTTCAGTGAACGGGTCTTCGAACTCGGCGACTTTCTCTGCAATGCCCTGCACCAGACCTATGAGGACAAGGGTGCCCCCATCAAGGTCACATGGCATTCGTCGTGCCATGCCATGCGCGAAATGGGTGCCGTGGCCGCGGCGAAGACGCTCATCGGGCAACTCGCCAACGTGGAACTGGTCGACCTGCCGTACGAGTATGAATGTTGCGGCTTTGGCGGCACGTTCTCCATCAAGCAGCCGGAACTTTCCGGTGCGATGGTGTCGGACAAGGTTGCCAACATCCGTTCTACCGGGGCTGCCAGAGTGCTTTCGGGCGACTGTGGCTGCCTCATGAACATCAATGGCGCGATGGAGAAGCAGAGTGTGCCTGTACAGGGGCAGCATCTCGCGTCGTTCTTGTGGGAGCGCATCAATGGCTAG